GAGATAAACACCAATGTACTGTAGTCCCGAGGCATCATAAGTCCCATGGAAACCGCCGAACTGAGGAGATTTCCCGAGTTTAAAAGCAAATTTGTCGTTGCTCGAACCGGAGGTGCCAAAAGGACCGTACTCGCTAGTGTTGGTATTGAATTTGAGAGACCTCATGTGAGGATTGTTGGCTTCATACTTGTAATACTCTCCACTGATTCCAGTTATGTACTCATGCGGATAGTTGAGCTCTATCTGCTGGGTCCAAATCACATattaagttataaaaaaaaagttataaccATGTTCTTAGCATTTTAGTTGGAAGTAGAAATTGTGAcggagaaaaaagaagagtcaAAAATCAGACTTACAACGTCAAACATGTTGCCGGAAAATGGACCGTGACGATCGGATAAAACGAGTTTTCCGTCCATCACGAACTGGAATTGGATAGACATAATTCCAGCGACGCCATGAGATAGAAAAATCTGAGAGATGAAGCCATCGTGAGATCCTTCGTCCCAGTTTACAATTGTAGTGCTTCTAGCATCATGCTTCCCTACAGGTCCTATCTTCattttccctttctttttttttgtacgaccaaaactcaaaagctcttttgtttggttacatAACGAAAATAGCataacattaatatatatacatgtagaGATTCAAAGTTCTCTAACTCTGAAGTCTCAGATTGGAATATGCCTATCCAATTTGATATTAGTAATTCATCTTACGATTCATTGTTTTATTGCATttatctttgcttcttctctccattACCCAATTTGTTTTAATGAAATGACTAATAGATTTGTTACTAGAGATTCTTTAAGATAATGTTCTTATTTTGACGCCTCAGATTGGAATATTCGTTTACAATCTTGCATAGCTTCATCTAGCAAATTATTTCCTTTCTTTCATTTGCTTTGACAAAGAGTCGAATTTTGAAAGAATGTATTGTCGGATGAAAATTATGTAATGCAATGATTATCTTAGTCTGTTAAAACGATTTACTACGTTGGTCGAGACATAAGTATAGTTTTTTCTAATGTCATTACAATTTCAATTGTATTTGGCtgtttttaaagacaaaaatattcaagttTTATACACATATTTAGACTATATGTATTTAACTCAAAATAGGGTTTTATTTGCACGCCTCAGTAGTCATGATTAATaagttatttatatacataaatctTGCAGGataatatgtatttatttgaatGTCTCATATTAGAattatttcaaagaaaaaggattctagtaattattaaaaaaacttggtGCGGAGGATTCTAgtaatttttgattaatacaTTTAAGAGAATTTTAAATTAGCAAAATGTTTTTCCGGATGGAGGTTATCCCAAAAACATCTTctgatagaaaaataaatctgtGAGATGTCGttgttgagacttgagagttGAGACCATATGGTCCCTATATTGAGGATTAATTGTGTTTGTGGGAAAATATATTCCCTGCTGGGCAACGAGGAATATGGTTGAACCAATGATTATTTATATGCTTAAtgcatgtgtatatatttacaGACGCATCACACACACGTAAAGTAATTTTATTCATACAAAGTTCGAAAGATATTGATATAAACGCATGTAGAGGCTGAAGAAGGTTTAAGATTAATACACAATTTCATTTAACCCAAAACAATGTTTGACTCAGTTTCCTCTGCATTGCGTGTACCGGTAGGTTTAACAATTGTTGGTTGGAGATAAACACCGATATTTTGTAGTCCCGAGGCATTATATGTCCCATAGAAACCGCTGAACTGGCGAAATTTCCCTAGTTTGAATCTGAACTGTTGTTCGTGATTCCAAATCGAAGACTGAGAGCTCGAGCCGCCAAAAGGACCGTACTGATTAAGGTTGGTAGCAAATGCAAGAGACCTTATCTGAGGGCCGCTAGCGCCATCGGACTTGAGATACTCTCCACTAATTCCTGTTATGTACTCATGTGGGCAGTTCAAAAGTATCTGCATAGCCCAAAATCcacattttaatttatattaaccATGTTCGTGagatcaatatatataattaagtaCATTAAGTTGTTGTTAGTAAATTTCGAATCTAGTGATTCGTGTactaatgaagaaaaacaaaaacagaacacactCACAACGTCAAACATGCTGCCAGTATTCTGACCGTGGCAGGAGGATAAGAAAAATGTATCGTCGAGCATGAACTGGAACTGGATAGAGAAAACACCGGTGGGACCATGAGATAGAAATATTTGAGAGATGATTCCATTGTGACTTCCTTCATCCCAATCGACCATTGTTTTCTTACCTGAATAATCCGTTCCCACTGGTCCTATCTTGATTTTcccttccattttcttctttatgtgttttttttgttccctCTTACTTTAAGGATAATGCAAGAGTTAATTTCTTATAAGTCGGTGTTTTTAGGATAATCTTGTTACATGATGAGATATTCCAATCTTGCATAACttgtaaacaatatatattccTTACCTTTATTCCATGTCTATCTATTTAATAAGTCATAAATTGAAACATATCAAATAATCAAACCGTCAAAATTAATTGTAGTACAAAAAAAACcgttaaaattaaacaaaaaccgTCAAAATAATCTTAGTAAAAAAATACCGTCAAGATTAATGTTTGTACCGTCCCACGAA
This sequence is a window from Arabidopsis thaliana chromosome 1 sequence. Protein-coding genes within it:
- the RTM1 gene encoding Mannose-binding lectin superfamily protein, yielding MLFSLCNQTKELLSFGRTKKKKGKMKIGPVGKHDARSTTIVNWDEGSHDGFISQIFLSHGVAGIMSIQFQFVMDGKLVLSDRHGPFSGNMFDVIELNYPHEYITGISGEYYKYEANNPHMRSLKFNTNTSEYGPFGTSGSSNDKFAFKLGKSPQFGGFHGTYDASGLQYIGVYLRPKTVLPKIDTGNAEETESKIVLG
- the RTM1 gene encoding Mannose-binding lectin superfamily protein (restricted tev movement 1 (RTM1); FUNCTIONS IN: sugar binding; INVOLVED IN: response to virus; LOCATED IN: cellular_component unknown; EXPRESSED IN: 22 plant structures; EXPRESSED DURING: 11 growth stages; CONTAINS InterPro DOMAIN/s: Mannose-binding lectin (InterPro:IPR001229); BEST Arabidopsis thaliana protein match is: Mannose-binding lectin superfamily protein (TAIR:AT1G05770.1); Has 829 Blast hits to 525 proteins in 30 species: Archae - 0; Bacteria - 0; Metazoa - 0; Fungi - 0; Plants - 828; Viruses - 0; Other Eukaryotes - 1 (source: NCBI BLink).), with protein sequence MKIGPVGKHDARSTTIVNWDEGSHDGFISQIFLSHGVAGIMSIQFQFVMDGKLVLSDRHGPFSGNMFDVIELNYPHEYITGISGEYYKYEANNPHMRSLKFNTNTSEYGPFGTSGSSNDKFAFKLGKSPQFGGFHGTYDASGLQYIGVYLRPKTVLPKIDTGNAEETESKIVLG
- a CDS encoding Mannose-binding lectin superfamily protein (Mannose-binding lectin superfamily protein; CONTAINS InterPro DOMAIN/s: Mannose-binding lectin (InterPro:IPR001229); BEST Arabidopsis thaliana protein match is: Mannose-binding lectin superfamily protein (TAIR:AT1G05760.1); Has 502 Blast hits to 381 proteins in 24 species: Archae - 0; Bacteria - 0; Metazoa - 0; Fungi - 0; Plants - 502; Viruses - 0; Other Eukaryotes - 0 (source: NCBI BLink).) codes for the protein MEGKIKIGPVGTDYSGKKTMVDWDEGSHNGIISQIFLSHGPTGVFSIQFQFMLDDTFFLSSCHGQNTGSMFDVILLNCPHEYITGISGEYLKSDGASGPQIRSLAFATNLNQYGPFGGSSSQSSIWNHEQQFRFKLGKFRQFSGFYGTYNASGLQNIGVYLQPTIVKPTGTRNAEETESNIVLG